From Mytilus edulis chromosome 9, xbMytEdul2.2, whole genome shotgun sequence, the proteins below share one genomic window:
- the LOC139488341 gene encoding adenosine deaminase 2-like, giving the protein MVDVAWTVVIASVLTLTLAQTNDINKFEYNYSLMRNTLQEGEDNLAGYKQVYTENEQIVYSYLEYLKWKEFQRTRDDFPPARPLKLHIDDIKMSEVYKLLKKFPKGGNIHLHHNHVVTKQKMLELIFSSFLYDHLYVKASAPGMWNLDFFLNRPQGWNKVKDNPSYSKDILVKHATLLGVIDMKATNNPTNSDLRWEEMNPLFDVLGSNIINHANFSKVYMNALLQQAMDENVQYLETKSSSSNKLYVLDPDRSYLGQNGKRFIDNDLGELELQFTSEVVQKFKQNNPNFIGYKRIINSYRGGDEQYILKNANKALTLFEKYPDLVSGFDLVAEEDKGYSLLFYLDDFAKMAAQNVSLPYFFHTGETNWPDDLLSSPHNDDPVPTMGNVYDAILLGAKRVGHGLGYVKHPYLMEVLKKKNIAIEVNPVSNKMLGYVADQRHHPAITYLRYGIPIVLGSDDPATFGYDEFTVDWYEAFMSWGLNLADLRHLAFNSLRYSSLSSSEKNIAYKKWTLSYDNFILNTKTVACKQIFQNTSPHISRIFPQEGDMKGGTKIQVFGRNFHIAICKKIICKFGDVTTTGTFVYSHRITCNSPDLSHGNTIHSRVVPLTISLDGGLTYIQNTFTFTYLQNNHLPIPDIIG; this is encoded by the exons ATGGTAGATGTTGCTTGGACAGTGGTAATAGCTAGTGTTTTGACTCTGACTTTGGCACAGACCAATGATATCAACAAGTTTGAATACAACTACTCGTTGATGCGAAATACACTTCAAGAAGGAGAAGATAACTTAGCTGGATATAAGCAAGTCTATACAGAG aaTGAACAGATTGTGTATAGTTACCTTGAGTACTTGAAATGGAAAGAATTTCAAAGAACGCGTGATGATTTTCCGCCAGCAAGACCACTTAAACTTCATATAGACGACATCAAAATGTCAGAAGTATACAAGCTGCTTAAAAAATTTCCAAAAGGCGGAAATATCCATTTGCACCATA ATCACGTAGTCACCAAGCAAAAAATGCTTGAGTTGATATTTTCCAGTTTTTTATACGACCATTTATATGTCAAAGCTAGTGCACCTGGTATGTGGAATCTGGACTTTTTCTTGAATCGTCCTCAAGGATGGAACAAAGTCAAAGACAATCCTTCATATTCCAAAGATATTCTGGTAAAACATGCGACACTCCTTGGTGTAATTGACATGAAAGCAACCAATAACCCAACAAACAGTGACCTACGATGGGAAGAAATGAACCCTTTGTTTGATGTTTTGGGATCCAACATTATCAATCATGCAAATTTTTCAAAGGTTTACATGAACGCGTTACTTCAACAAGCAATGGATGAAAATGTTCAGTATTTAGAAACTAAGTCGTCATCGTCTAATAAATTGTACGTGCTAGATCCAGACAGAAGCTATTTGGGACAAAATGGAAAACGCTTCATTGACAATGACTTAGGTGAGCTGGAATTACAATTTACAAGTGAGGTTGTCCAAAAGTTCAAACAAAATAATCCAAACTTCATCGGATACAAAAGAATCATTAATTCTTATCGTGGTGGAGATgaacaatatattttgaaaaatgctaACAAAGCGCTGACCTTATTCGAAAAGTATCCTGATTTGGTATCGGGATTTGACCTTGTGGCTGAGGAAGATAAAGGGTATTCCCTTTTATTCTACCTTGACGATTTTGCGAAGATGGCAGCTCAAAATGTCTCGTTACCATACTTTTTTCATACCGGAGAAACTAACTGGCCTGACGATCTTCTTTCTTCACCACATAACGACGACCCTGTCCCGACAATGGGCAATGTTTACGACGCAATTCTTCTTGGCGCCAAACGAGTAGGTCATGGGCTAGGTTATGTTAAACATCCTTATCTGATGGAAGTTTTGAAAAAGAAGAACATTGCAATAGAAGTTAATCCAGTTAGTAACAAAATGTTAGGTTACGTTGCAGATCAGAGACATCATCCGGCCATCACTTATCTTCGTTATGGAATACCTATTGTTTTGGGTTCCGACGATCCTGCTACATTTGGCTATGACGAATTTACAGTCGACTGGTATGAGGCTTTCATGAGTTGGGGACTTAATCTAGCCGATTTGCGACATCTAGCTTTCAATTCCTTACGTTATAGTTCTCTCTCTAGTTCAGAAAAGAATATTGCTTACAAAAAATGGACACTATCATATGACAATTTCATCCTCAATACTAAGACAGTTGCATGTAAACAGATATTTCAAAACACTTCTCCACACATTTCTAGAATTTTTCCACAGGAAGGCGACATGAAAGGTGGAACAAAAATCCAGGTATTTGGAAGAAACTTTCACATTGCTATATGCAAgaaaataatatgtaaatttgGCGATGTAACAACAACTGGGACATTTGTATATAGCCATAGAATTACGTGCAACTCTCCAGACCTGTCTCATGGCAATACGATACATTCACGCGTTGTTCCGTTGACCATCTCGCTCGACGGTGGTTTAACGTACATACAGAACACATTTACTTTTACGTATTTACAAAACAATCACTTACCAATTCCGGATATTATTGGATAA